The following nucleotide sequence is from Nitrospira sp..
GCCGCGATGAACTCCTTGGCCACGAGATTCATCCCGTCATGCAGGCTGGTGACGAAGCACAGCTCCGCCGCGCGGTAGTATTCGTAGACGTCCGGAGGCTCATGGTGTTTGACCTTCAGCACGATGGGCTCATAGCCCTCGCGGCCGTACCGTTTGTTGATCCGTTCCGCCAGAGCGTAGACCTGATCATGAAAATGTTGATACTGGTCGATGATCGTGCGGCTCGGGGCGGCGATCTGGATGAATGAAAACTTCCCCACCCATTCCGGTTGCAGCTCGAAGAGGCGCTCAACCGCCAGGAATCGCTCCATGATGCCCTTGGTGTAATCCAAGCGATCCACGCCGATCCCCACCAAGCGATCCGGTCCCATCGCGTGCCGCTCGCGGATGTGCAAGCGGCAGTCAGGCACGGGCCGCTGATTCTCAAGCCAGCGCGACGGCCACTCGATGGAGATCGGGTAGGGATTCACCGCCGTGAGCCGGCCGCCGTATGAGACCGTGGATGTGTCGCGATCGATGCGCGCCTCCAGGATGCGATCGATGCAGGCCAGGAAATGGTTTCCGTGTTCGCGCGTATGGAACCCGACGATGCTGCTGCCGAGCAGTCCCTCCAAAATCTCCTGCCGCCAGGGACAGATGCCGTAACTTTCGGAGTTGGGCCAGGGAATGTGCCAGAACATGATGATGGTCGCATTGGGCAACTTCTCCCGCACCATCTTGGGAAGCAGCGCAAAGTGATAGTCCTGGACCAGCACGACCGGGTCGTCCGTCTTGGCCTCTTCCACGACAGCCTGTGCGAACCGCGCGTTCACCGCGACGTACTGCTCCCAGTCCGAGGTGCGGAACGTCGGCCGCACGTGGGCGTTGTGACAGAGGGGCCAGAGACCCTCATTGGAAAATCCGTAGTAGAAGCCTGATTCCTCATCGGGCGACAACCAGATGCGGCGGATGTCGTACGAAGGATGGTCCGGCGGCACCCGCACGTGGTCCCGGCTGTCCACCACCTCACGGTCGGCCGAGCCGTTGCCATGAGCAATCCACACGCCCGAACAGGCCCGCATGACCGGCTCAAGCGCCGACACCAGGCCGCTGGCCGGCAGTTGCACCTCGATCTTTTGCCCGCGCCGGTTGTGGATGTAGGGTTGCCGGTTCGAGACAATGAGGATCTCATCCCCTGAGAGGTGTTCGTGGAGAATCGTCTTGAGGCTGGCCGGACTCCAGGTGATTTGGCTTTCATCGCGCATGCGGCGGTCCGCTTCCAGCTCGCGGATCAACGCCTGCAGGTCCTGGGCGACCGGATGCAGTTCCGGCGACGGCGCATCATCCTGCTTCGTCGGCAGTCCCGTATTGGTCAACATCGCGCGGACCCCCGCGACCCACCCCCGCCAACTGAGGTGCGCCACCAGCACCGTCACCCCGGAAATCACCGTCGCGAGTCCGGCAAAGAGGTAAAAGACGTACCACTTCGTATCGGTGCTGCGCTGGTGCACGAAACTCATGTCATGGACGAGCATCAGCCGACCATGCACCTTGCCGCCCGATTGAATGTTCGCGACCACGACATGCAGCGGTCCTTGCGCGAAGGTCACCACCTCCGACGAGCCGGGCGCCAAGTGAGCCAAGCTTTCACAGGACAATTGATCGGGGTAGGTGAGCGTCTGGTACAGCAGGCGTTGTTGCGTGTCGCAGAACCCCAGCGCGTAGAGTCGTTCGTCCTGAATGACCTTGTGGAAGTAGGCGAAGATCTTCGTCCGCGAGCGCGACGAGACCAGATCCGCCAGCGGCACCTCCATGGTGCTGGCCAGCAATTTCGAGCGACTTTCAAGGTCCCGCGTAAACCATTTCAGCGTGAGCGAATCGACGAGCGGCACGACGGCGTAGGCCACGAGACCGAGCACCACCAAGAGCGGCAGGATGAAGCGGAGAGACAGACGCATGTTAGTTTCGGCAGTTTACTTCGCCCTGAAAATCTTTTATGGTCTGAGCCATGTACCCGTACGGACTCATCGGCAACTGCCACGTTTCGGCCCACATCCACGAAAGCGGCTCGGTCGACTGGCTGTGCCTGCCCAGGCCCGACAGTGACCCCGTCTTCGGTCGGATGCTGGACCCGGAGGGGGGCCATTTCTCCATATCAAGCCCTACGTCCTCCAACCAAGTCAAGACGACGCAGCGCTACCTTCCCAATACAAATATTCTGGTGACGGAGGTGTCTACGTCCAAAGGGGACACCTTCAAGATCACGGACTTTTGTCCGCGTTTCGAACAGTACGGTCGGATCTATCGGCCCGCCGCCCTCTTTCGCATCGTGGAGCCCCTGGCCGGCACCCCGTCGATCCGCGTGAGCTGCCGTCCCGTCACCGGATGGGAGAAGGACTACGCCCGCGGCATGCGCGGCAACAGCCATGTGCGGTACGACATCCGGGGAGAGTACCTCCGGCTGCTGACCAACATGCCCTTGACCTACCTATACGAAGAACGCCCCTTCGCCCTCACCGAGAAGACCTACTTCGCCCTCACCTGGGGCCTGGGCATCGAGGATGATCTAGCCAAGGTCAGCCAAGAGTTTCTCGACCAGACGACGCGCTATTGGCGCATGTGGGTGAAACATTGTTCGATTCCCGTCCTGTACCAGGAAGAAGTCATCCGCTCCGCCCTCGCCCTCAAACTCCATTGCTACGAAGACACCGGCGCCATCCTGGCAGCCTTGACTACCAGTCTCCCGGAGGAGCCGGGTGGTCCCCGCAATTGGGACTATCGCTACTGCTGGCTGCGCGACGCCTATTTTTCCCTCACGGCCTTTCAAAACCTCGGCCACTTCGAGGAGATGGAAGGCTTTCTGAAGTTCTTGCTCAATATCGCCTATACTCACGAACATTCCCGTGAGCGCCTCGCCCCCGTCTATACCTTGAGCCAAGACCTGCCGCTGCCCGAGACGGAACATGCGAACTGGGCGGGCTTCCAGGGAAGCGCCCCGGTGCGCAGCCAGAACCAAGCCGCCGAACATATCCAAAACGACGTGTACGGCGAACTCGTCCTCGCTTTGGCTCCGATCTTCTGCGACAACCGCTTTTACGATCTCCGCACCAGAGACCAGGAGCAGCTCGTCGCGAACCTCGCTCGGCTCTGCGAGCGCACCATCGCGCAGCCGGACGCGGGCTTGTGGGAAATTCGCAACGGGTGGCAGGAACATTCCTTCTCCAACCTGATGTGTTGGGCCGGGCTCGACCGCGCCCACCGCATGCAGCAGGCGGGATTCCTGCCGTCGGTCACGTTCGACATCGGCACGGCCCGCGCGCGGGCGGCGCAAGCCCTGCTCAATGCCGCCAAAAACGGGGCACTGCGGAACGGGCCCAACGACGACACCTACGATGCCTCCTTGGCCCAGGCCCCCATCCTGGGGTTCCCCAATCGGGAGGTCTGCGAAGCGACGATGAAGCACATCGCCCAGGAACTGGCCGTTCAAACGAACGGCAAGGACACGGGCTTCTACTTCCGCTACCTACGGACCGATGATTTCGGGCGACCGCAGTCCAGCTTCGTCATCTGTTCATTTTGGGTGGTGCAGGCCTTGGCGAGACTGGGGCGCATGGAAGAAGCTCAGCGGATCATGGCGCAAGTCCTCACCGGCGCCAACTACCTCGGGCTCTTCTCCGAACACTTCGTGCCCGAGACCCGCATGCAACTCGGCAACTTTCCTCAGGCCTATTCCCACGTCGGCCTCATCAACGCCGCCTTCGCCGTCAGCCCATCCTGGGCCACAGTGCTGTAACCGGCATACCTGCCCGCAAGCCACTCCCACGAGCCGAACAGGATTCATCTCAACGAGGGGAACCGATCAGGAGAACGAGAGACCCCGTCACCCCGGAACCACGTCGGCTCCAGGATGACGAGCAAGGAACGAGAGGACGTTGGATGGTTGTACCGGCTACTGCGGCGGGGCCACCACCCGGATGGTGCCCGGCTCGATCTTCATCCCGCCTGGGTCAGCCGACCGCATGCGCGCGTTATAGCTGATGACGATGGGCTTGCTGAAACACAAGCTCACGCTTTTGCTCGGGTCCAATTCCGTCAACTCGCGCGCGGTCCCGAACATGTTCGAAAAGCCGCGATCGCAGGACAGCATCTCCGCGTTCAGGCCCGGAATGTCGATCAGCACCGGCAACGTCCGGTGGTTCACCCAACGGATTTCATCACCCACGCGCACGGTCAAGTCCGCAGGCACTAAATTCGCCTCGAACTTGATCTCATGGATGGCCGCCGTTCTCGATGTCTGCGGCAACCCCGCGCACCCGGCTAACAACGCCACGGCGGCCGACGCCCACAACAATTTCTTCATCCTTGCCCTCCTTCCGCAAAATGGTGGTCGCCCGTGATCAGGGCGCAGGGCCTGCGCAATTACCGGGCCCGATCACAGGCTCATTCTGAGCCCACTCTCTATATACCAGGTACAGGGGGCCCGCCGCCATGCCGCATGGACCTATCCAACCCTGGTCACCCGATTGGCATCGGTGTGGTGGAACAGCTCGGCCCGGCCCTTCATCTTCAGTTGCGTATCTTCCCGATAGCTGAAGCTGTCGGGCCCGTGCATCGTGATCGTGAGGGTGTACCGCACGGTCTTGAATTCCTCATCGAGAAACTTGTTGGAGCAGATGCCGTACGTGTCCGACCCGACTTCCGCCGACAGGTCGAACGACACCGCGTCGGGCTCGGCCGTCCCGCCCGCCAAGACCGTCACGCCGCGCGGCACGATAAAGCAGCGCAGCACCTGCTTCGCCGCCGCGTCCCAGAGCCAGTACCCCGTTTCCTCGTGGAAGGGCGATTCTTCCCCCAGGCGCCAGGCGATGGTGGAATAGCGCAGGCCGTACAGGCGTTGCTCATGATTGATAACGGGGCCGAAGGGGATGAACGTCAGCCGTTCGCGGTAAGCATTGTGTTCGGTGCCCCGGTCGTCGGACGGAGCCACATCCTCACCCTTGTCTCCCTCCCACACCCCGGCCAAAGCGGCCAACGGACCCAGATGCGCAAGCAACTCGTCACCCATAATCACCTTTCCTCCTGGTTAGGACACGATGCGCGCGGTCGAACGACCGGGCCCAGCCGGCTGCTCTTGTACCAGAAGGGAACGGCGAGACTCAAATTGGTCACAGCCCCACGCTGTAGCAGGCCGCCGCGCGAATGACCTTGCCGCTGCCGTTGAAGAAAAAGGTCTCCGCCACCGGCCCACGATGACCGCGGTAATGCAACGTCAGGCAGTCGGCACCGGTGAGCACATCCAGGAGTTCGAAGCGAAGGTCCGGGAGCTTTTGAAGAGCCGCAGCCCAATAGGCGCGGATGGCCAGCTTGCCCGTGAGACGGCCGGAGGGTTCGTTCGCGATGTTGATGATGAGGGGTGACCGGAACTCGCAGTCATCGGCGTAATGGGCCAGTACGCGATCGATGTTGTGAGCGTTCCAGGCGTTCACCACTCCTGCCCGAAACGACGGGCGAACGCTTCTGTAATCTGCGGCATGGATGGTCTCCTTGGTCAAATGGGGCTCCTTCCGTTACTCCTGCGTCACCAGCACGTCGGCCGCCAGCAGCGCGCGCAGTCGGTCGAGTGCCTGCGCGACAACCCGGCCCTGCGTCTCAATGTTCGTAATGATCTCGGCCGGGGTGCGCTGATCCATCGTAGTGACGGCATGTGGATTGACCGCCTTGAGATCGAACAGGGCGGCATCGATGGCGGCAGCTTGTAACTCCAGGTCGCGGGCTGATTTATCCTTCTCGCGGATCTGGGCGTCAAGCGCCTCACATACTTTCTTGGCGGCCTTCTCCTTCTTAAGGCCCTTCAACTGTTCTTTCAGGTCAACCACCTCAGCCCTAAGCTTGGCCGCTTGGTCCAGCAAGGGCTGCATCTCCTCGCGCGCCTTGGCGCGGCGAGCCGAGAAGTCCACCGTCCAGGAGTAGCGGCTGTTGGCTTCGGCGGTGCTGCGCCGGGCCAATAGCCGGGCGTAGCTCGGAAAAGGCTTGCCTGCGTTCGCTTCATCAGTCTGCCAATCAGCCACCAGCGCGGGTATCCGCCTCATTCATGCTCATGCGGCCCCTCCCGGAACCTCGACCGTTGGCTTTTCTGATGCGTCTATCGACCATGCTCCAACGACTGCGGCCGATAGAACGCTTTGATTCATGAGGCCTGTACCGGCATATCGCCCAGCCACTATCACCCAGTTCTCGTCGATAAGGCGCTTGTTGTCCGATAACCTGCTCATGACACCGCCCAGTAACGCCGCCAACGTTTGTCACCATCGTAGCGGACCGCGCCTCGATCAATCAGCTGATCCAACGCGCGCTTGATCTGTTTAGGGTGGATCTCGGCGCCCACGCGCCGATGGATCTCGCTGACGGCGGATCGCGGGTACCGCTGCAGGTCTTCGAGCACTAGCGCGGCCAATCGGTGGGGCTCGATGCGCTTGAGCGTGGTCGACCCGACGAATTCCAGGCCTCGCAGCAAGCCCGGATCGACGAAGTAGCGTGTGGCCTGGGTGCGCCCCGGGCTTTGCACGAGTTGCCAATCCAGCAGGCGTTTGAGCCAGGGTTGCAGCACTTCGACCGAAGGCAGCTCCAACTTGCTAGCCAACTCGCGGGCAGTAAGCGCATCGTGCTGGGCCAACAATACAGCCTCCCCAGGTCCGGTTCATTTTCTTAGGCCTGACTCGAATCGGCGCCAGTCTACCAGAGCGAGGGCTCCGCAACTAGGGTCAGGAGAGGCGAGTTTCCGGAGGCTATCGACGGAAGGAGAATGCGTGGCCGTACGTGGACTCTGGCGGGGAGTGCCGGGCGAAGAAATGGCCAAGGAGTACATCCGGACCCGAGAAATTTGATGGAGCGTGATTGACCGTGAGACCACTGTCCCCCAAAGTTATGAGCATCTTGGGCGGGTGTTCCGTATCAAGCGCCGAGCAAACGGCGAGCCAGCAGGGACTGCATGTCCCGACGCCCATCGATGATGAGGTAGATGACGACTTGCCTGCCGATGACGCGGTAGATCACGCGGTAGGGCTTGAGCGCAGTCTGGCGGTACTCCTTGATGCCCAGTGCCATAAGTTCTTTTGGGTAGCTGCCACGTTCGGGGAACTGAGCCAGCCCCTCCACGACCACCATCAACCGGTCAAGCACGTCGTTGGCGTTGGCCACGCAGTCGAATTCAGCGATGTAATCGCAGATGGACTCCAGGTCCTGCTCCGCGCCCTGGGTGAGCAGAACCTCGTAGCGCTTCGGTCTGCTGACCATCAGGCCGTGGTCCGCTTTGCGCGCAGACGCGCCACCACGCCGGCCATAGGCTTGACCCGGCCTGCCTCCACGTCCTGGCTGCCAAGGGCCAAAATCTTGAGCAGCGCCAACGTCTCCTGGGTTTCCTCAAAAGACGTGACATCCTGCAGCACGGCCTTGGCTTCGCCGTTTTGGGTGATGACCAGGGGTTCGCGCTGCTCGGCCAGATGCGTCAGCACTTCTGCAGCGTTGGCCTTGAGGTAGCTGATCGGTTTGACCTGCGAAGAATAGCGCATGGCGTTGTTCCTGTGACCCAATATGGACTAAATATAGTCTTTATCCAGTCTGATCGCAACAGCGCTCGATCCATGCTCGATGCGGGCACGATCATCCTCGGTTTCGTAAAGCGGACATTCACCGGACTGCGGCTTTTGGAGTTCAGTCCTATCAAAGCCATCTCTTGATGGTTGGCAGGCAAGTTCGGGGTTCGTCTAATCTGCAGGGGATTGGGGCTTGAAACACGCACCCAGGCTGCCGCAGGACGGCAGCAACAGCCTCTTGTCGCGCAAACAAAACGGCAGTACCCACAGACGCAGTGCGGCAGATTTTGGGAACTCGAATACGGGCAACGCCTGGGCGAAGGCATCCGTTTTGGGATAGATCAGCACCACGTCACCTTGGCCATCGAGATAGTTCTGGCCGTAGGCATACAGCTGATAGAAGTCGCCCTGATCCAGCTCGTACTTGCCTGAACGGTTGGCATTGAGGCTGTCGATCAATTTCCACTTGGTGTCCAACACCAGACGGTTGTCGCCCGAATCCTGAACGAGTACATCGGGTTTGAGCAAGAACCAGTTCTGGCCTTGATGTCTGACCAGCGAGAACTGTCGTGCCTGCGCGCGCAGCGTGCAACCTGACCGTAGTTGCCGGGCCAGATGCTTGGCGACGAAGGCCTCGAACACGGTCTCCATTGGGAACAGCAGAGACGGTGCACGATGATCGCCGCTGCCGGTAAGCGGGGATTCACCCTGCAGAATCAAACGGGTCCAGGCCAGCGCCGCGTCGTAATGCGCCATGCCGCGATCGAGGCGCACCCGTCCGAAATCTGTGTCTGGCCCATCCGATGTAGGAATATCGGCGAACACGAAACACAGCTCCCGTGCCAATTGCTGGTTGGCCTGCGAGGCCGTCCACGCTAGTGCGCACCGCAGCGCCGCGTGCAGCAAGCGGTTTTCTGGTCGGTTGGGAGAAAATTCGTCGAATTCGGTAATGAAGCGGTCACGCCGACACAGGTTTTGCCGCAGGTGTGCGGCCATCTGCAGCTTGCCGCGCAGAGCAAACAGGTTGTCTTGCTGTTCACGGTAATCGCTGCGTAGGCCACGCTTGACGACGTGCTCAACGGCGCACAGAAACTCACTGATGAACACCTCCAGCAAGGGCATCCGTCGGGCCAGCAGCTTGGCGCTGTCAGTCTGGATGTGGCGGAAGCCACCCAGGCAGCTCAGCATCTCGACCAGCAGTTCTCTCGCCTCACTATAGCCACCCCCGATAGCCTTTCCGACCTTGGGCAAGACCTCGATCTGATAGCCATCCGGGGCGCGGATCACGCCGACGAAGCTGGTGACTTGCACGACGCGACAACCACGGCGCTGGGCAAGGCGCAGCCACACAGCGTCACCTTTCTCAGCTGCCCGCAAGCACCGGTCCTCAAGCCACTGATACACCCTGTTCGGGATGAGATGTGCACCGTCGGCGCCCTTGATGCCCACACTGTTCCCCGTTAGCGTGTCGAACTCGTAGACCATGATGTTGTTCATCATAGATCAACCGTTCAGGCCATCAGGGATTGATAGATACCAATGTAAGCAGCGGGACTGGAGAAGGCAGCAGGCTGCACCGAATAGCGTCGCTTGGCGGCGTAGCCGTTCAGGTCGTGGCTGCTGCCGAACAGACGAGTCAGGTCGTCCTCGTGATTGTCGCTCTCCCGTACGAACTGCGCCGCATCAGGCTTCTGGTTGTCGCCCAGCACCAGCCGAATCTTGCGCCAGTCCTCGAAGAAGTATTCCTCCAGCAGCGGCAGGATGCGCTTGCGGAAGATCTCCGCCAATTTCTCGAAACGCGCCGGGCCGTCTGCCACGTCGCCCAGTGGGGTGAAATAGGCGTGACCAATGCAATGGTCGCGGTCGTACAGCGTCTCGATGCGCTCGTTGATCCGTCCCAGCATCCGGCGAATGTCGATAAGGTCTACCTCCGTGGTCACCACCAGCCCGGCCAGCGGCGCACTGTGCGGCTCGCCGGGTAGCTTTTCGGCACAGGTGTCGGGCAGCAGCGGCACGAAGTCGAAGCGGCGGCGCAAGGCCATATCCAGCAAGGCCAGCGAGCGATCTGCCGTGTTCATCGTGCCAATGATGTCCACGTTGGCTGGCACCGAAAACTTCTCGCCCGAATACGCCAGCGTCAATTCCAACGGCGGCATGTTGCCATCGAGCGGGTCACGTTTGTCGGGCTCGATCAGGGTGATCAGCTCGCCAAAGATCTTGCTGATGTTGCCCCGGTTGATCTCGTCGATGACCATGGCAAAACGTTGTTCGGGCGACTAGCGTGCCTTGCGGCACAGCTCCTTGAAGGCGCCGGGACGGATTTGGTAGGCCACTTCGCCGGCCTCCTCATCACCCTGCAGCACTGGGCGCAGGCCCTCGACAAACTCTTCATAGCCATATGATTGATGGAAGGTGACAAAGCTGTAACGCTGCTGCTCGTAGTCCCGTTTGAGCAGCTGCATCAGTCTATAGGTTTTACCGGTTCCCGGCGGACCGTAGTAGATGCGGTTGACGCAGGTGGCAACGGGCTGATTAGCCCCAGTCTGGGCCGAAGCGGTTGCAGACAGTGGCTTGCTGGCACTATCTGCACGAGCCTCCTCGATGGGCTCGCCAGACAATGCAGCCAGCTCCGCCAGGTCGGCGTCGAAGAAGGGCTTGAGCAAGGTGGATTCAAATTCCGGCAGGTCGTGCGGGGGTACTTGTTTGAATGTGGAGCGGTAGTTGGGCGTCCATCCCTTCTGGCCGCCTTGATAACCTCCCTGCTTGATGGCCCGCTTCAGTACTCGATAGCGGCGCTGCAGCCAGCCGTCACCCTTGTCGCTGGGGTCGGATGCGGAGATGAACTGGCCAACCAGCAGTAGGCTTTCGTTACCATGGCACAGGTAAAACAGATCGCCTACAGAAGCTTCCTGAAAATCTTTTCCCTGGCCCTTTGCCGTTTCGCCGTGCATCACACCCAATTCGGCTTGCAGGTAATGCTGTCGTTCGTCCGCAGAAAAATCGTTCAGCCCGTGCGAGAGCTTCCAGATTGGCAGATTTTTCTTGCTCCACGCATCCCATACCTGCCGCCCAAATTCCAGGATGCCCAATTCGGTAGGCCGTTTTGCCAGCGTCGCCTCTTGCAGCACTGCCATGCTCTGGTTCGCGGTGCCGCCCACATAGACGGCGAGCGGCGCGCGCTTGAAGATGTCCACGATCACCGGAGCCTGCCGATTCTGGTAATGGAAGGCGATCTTCCATTTGAAGGCCTCACCCAGATGCTTGAAAGACTCGATGCCTTCCAGATCGCCTTTCTCGGCCAAGTCCGCCACCTGGGCCACGTAGTTGCGCACCTTCTCGAAGGCTTCCGTGGAGGTCGCGCCCAGGGACGAATACCAACCGTGGGTGTCGGAGTAGCTGAGCTTGGCATCCGATACCTTGCCTTCGGTGTCCTTGCGTGAGAAGACGCCGAATTTGAACGAGGACCCACCCCAAATGCTGCCCAATTTGTCGAGCCGTGATTCGATCCAGTGGGTAAAGCTGTCCTTTGAACCCACTTGGGTGTATTCGTCCAACGTCATCGTGGCCAACCGCGCGTGTGGCCAGACGGTCAGGAATTCATCCCACAGGGCGTACATTTGCTGGAAATCGCTCATGGTGTGATCTCCCTAGCAGCAGTGAACATTATCTCGGCAAACCGGAGCACTGCCTTTGACGCAAACGGGCGCCAGTCTATCAAAGGGAGACTTCAGCAGCCAGCCCGAAAGAGGCGAGGGGAGCCTCTCCACTGGACCTTGTGATCATCGGCACGTCGATACGTCTTGAACCAGCACGGATCGCATTCCCGATGCCCGGCTGCCAACCGCAATTGCCAGCGCGACAAGGATCAGCAGTCCCGCAATGGCGAACGTGGCTCGCATCCCCGTCGCGACGGCTTCGGGAGGGGCCGTGGTGATATCGGGCACCCCCGACGCGAAAGTGAACAGGGCACCCATGACGGATGCGCCGGTGATGAGCCCGAGGTTACGCGAGAGGTTGAGCAGGCCGGAGATCACGCCCCGCTGGTCGGGATGAATGTCCATCATCACCGCCGTGTTGTTGGCCGTCTGGAACAGCGCATAGCCGACCGTGATGACGACGATGGGGGCGATGTAGCCGACAATCCCCCATGCCGTCGGCAGCATGGAGAGCATGAAGCAACCGGCCGCGAGACTGATCAGCCCCACGACGGTCATGCGATGAGTGCCGAAATCGTCTGCCAGCCGCCCAGCCGGTACCCCAGCCAGCGCGGCGAAGAGGGGACCGATCGACAACACCAGCCCCAAACGAACCGCGCTCAGCCCGAGCGTTTGCGAGAGATAGAAGGGCCCGACCACGAGGGTCGCCATCATCACGGTCGAGACGAGCAGGCTCATGGAGAGACTTGCGCTCAATAACACATTGCGGAACAGCGTCAACCGGATCAACGGTGAACCGGCCCGTCCCTCGGCGACGATGAAGAGGCCGATGCCGAGCAGGGCCGTCACCAGCAGCCCCATGTTGCGTGTTCCAAAGTTGCCGCGCCCAACCGTCATCGCTAGGGCATAGGCCGCGAGCGTCACCGCCAGCAGGAGGGTACCCACATAGTCGAACCCAGGCTGTTCCGGCTTCTGCCGATGCTCATCGACCGGGAGGTAGCGATGGATGAGCACCAGAATGGTGAGGCCCAGCGGCACATTGATGAGAAAAATAGCCCGCCAGCCAAGTGCTGAAATCAGCAGGCCACCGAGGGAAGGGCCCAGTGCGGTACCGGCTGCGGACATCGTGCCAAGCAGCCCCATCGCACTGCCGACCCTGGCTTTGGGCACCGTGTCACCGACAAAGGCCATAGTCAGGGCCATCATAATGGCGGCCCCGAGCCCCTGCGCTGCTCGGGCGACGATGAGCAGCCACAACGTGGGTGCGCTTCCGCAGAGCGCGGAAGCCACGGTGAACAAGGCGACGCCCACCATCAGCAGTCGCCGACGCCCCATGATGTCGCCGAGCCGTCCGACGCTGACGATCATGGTCGTAATGGCGACGAGATAGGCGAGCACGACCCATTGCACCTGCTGAAAGGAGGCGCCGAACGCCTGCGCCAAGGTCGGCAAGCTCACGTTCGCAATGCTCGTCCCAATCGAGGACAGCAACACGGACAAGGACAGGCTGGCGAGAATCCATCGAACCGAAGCCGTTTGCGCTCTGTCCACCACTAGCGTCCTCCTTTTCTCAGCACATACATGCGTTCTGTGGCCGGGCAGCGTCCTTTGAGGCCACCGGGGACATCGAGGCTGGCCAGGACCGTGATGTCATATTGCCGACCATAGTGCTGTCGGATCTCCTCTTCGCCGACCGAGAAGGGCGGGCCCTCCATCATCCGCTGGTCATACTCAAAGGAGATGAGCAGTTGCGGCGCATGCGCGGTGAGCGTCGCGAGATGAGCCGCGTATCGACCGCGCATCGGTGGCGGGAGGGCGACTAACGCCGCTCGATCGTAGATCGCGTCCACCGGACCCAGCTGCCCAAGCGTCACCTCAAAGATGTCGCCCACGAAAATGTCGAGCTGCGGGGCACGGTAATGATCGAGTCTGCCGACTCTGGTGATCACCGGTATCAGGCCGAGTTCCGCGAACAATTGCTCGATGGCGATGGCACTCAATTCCGCCCCGGCCACCCGATAGCCGCGAGACAGCAACCACCCGATATCGAGCGTCTTGCCGCACAACGGCAGGAACATACGGCAGCCCTTCGCCAGCGACAGTGCATCGACATATTTCACGAGCAGCGGATTGGCTTCACTCTTGTGAAAACCGATTTCATTGCTTGCCCACCGA
It contains:
- a CDS encoding trehalose-6-phosphate synthase — translated: MRLSLRFILPLLVVLGLVAYAVVPLVDSLTLKWFTRDLESRSKLLASTMEVPLADLVSSRSRTKIFAYFHKVIQDERLYALGFCDTQQRLLYQTLTYPDQLSCESLAHLAPGSSEVVTFAQGPLHVVVANIQSGGKVHGRLMLVHDMSFVHQRSTDTKWYVFYLFAGLATVISGVTVLVAHLSWRGWVAGVRAMLTNTGLPTKQDDAPSPELHPVAQDLQALIRELEADRRMRDESQITWSPASLKTILHEHLSGDEILIVSNRQPYIHNRRGQKIEVQLPASGLVSALEPVMRACSGVWIAHGNGSADREVVDSRDHVRVPPDHPSYDIRRIWLSPDEESGFYYGFSNEGLWPLCHNAHVRPTFRTSDWEQYVAVNARFAQAVVEEAKTDDPVVLVQDYHFALLPKMVREKLPNATIIMFWHIPWPNSESYGICPWRQEILEGLLGSSIVGFHTREHGNHFLACIDRILEARIDRDTSTVSYGGRLTAVNPYPISIEWPSRWLENQRPVPDCRLHIRERHAMGPDRLVGIGVDRLDYTKGIMERFLAVERLFELQPEWVGKFSFIQIAAPSRTIIDQYQHFHDQVYALAERINKRYGREGYEPIVLKVKHHEPPDVYEYYRAAELCFVTSLHDGMNLVAKEFIAARDDEQGVLILSQFTGAAQELPEALVVNPYDIDQCAAALHMALSMSPKEQRARMRSMRGLIQEFNVYRWAGRMLMDAARMRRRIRVMKQVGQAPGRVR
- a CDS encoding glycoside hydrolase family 15 protein, whose protein sequence is MYPYGLIGNCHVSAHIHESGSVDWLCLPRPDSDPVFGRMLDPEGGHFSISSPTSSNQVKTTQRYLPNTNILVTEVSTSKGDTFKITDFCPRFEQYGRIYRPAALFRIVEPLAGTPSIRVSCRPVTGWEKDYARGMRGNSHVRYDIRGEYLRLLTNMPLTYLYEERPFALTEKTYFALTWGLGIEDDLAKVSQEFLDQTTRYWRMWVKHCSIPVLYQEEVIRSALALKLHCYEDTGAILAALTTSLPEEPGGPRNWDYRYCWLRDAYFSLTAFQNLGHFEEMEGFLKFLLNIAYTHEHSRERLAPVYTLSQDLPLPETEHANWAGFQGSAPVRSQNQAAEHIQNDVYGELVLALAPIFCDNRFYDLRTRDQEQLVANLARLCERTIAQPDAGLWEIRNGWQEHSFSNLMCWAGLDRAHRMQQAGFLPSVTFDIGTARARAAQALLNAAKNGALRNGPNDDTYDASLAQAPILGFPNREVCEATMKHIAQELAVQTNGKDTGFYFRYLRTDDFGRPQSSFVICSFWVVQALARLGRMEEAQRIMAQVLTGANYLGLFSEHFVPETRMQLGNFPQAYSHVGLINAAFAVSPSWATVL
- a CDS encoding FABP family protein: MGDELLAHLGPLAALAGVWEGDKGEDVAPSDDRGTEHNAYRERLTFIPFGPVINHEQRLYGLRYSTIAWRLGEESPFHEETGYWLWDAAAKQVLRCFIVPRGVTVLAGGTAEPDAVSFDLSAEVGSDTYGICSNKFLDEEFKTVRYTLTITMHGPDSFSYREDTQLKMKGRAELFHHTDANRVTRVG
- a CDS encoding type II toxin-antitoxin system RelE/ParE family toxin, with amino-acid sequence MVSRPKRYEVLLTQGAEQDLESICDYIAEFDCVANANDVLDRLMVVVEGLAQFPERGSYPKELMALGIKEYRQTALKPYRVIYRVIGRQVVIYLIIDGRRDMQSLLARRLLGA
- a CDS encoding type II toxin-antitoxin system Phd/YefM family antitoxin, with the protein product MRYSSQVKPISYLKANAAEVLTHLAEQREPLVITQNGEAKAVLQDVTSFEETQETLALLKILALGSQDVEAGRVKPMAGVVARLRAKRTTA
- a CDS encoding McrC family protein, translated to MNNIMVYEFDTLTGNSVGIKGADGAHLIPNRVYQWLEDRCLRAAEKGDAVWLRLAQRRGCRVVQVTSFVGVIRAPDGYQIEVLPKVGKAIGGGYSEARELLVEMLSCLGGFRHIQTDSAKLLARRMPLLEVFISEFLCAVEHVVKRGLRSDYREQQDNLFALRGKLQMAAHLRQNLCRRDRFITEFDEFSPNRPENRLLHAALRCALAWTASQANQQLARELCFVFADIPTSDGPDTDFGRVRLDRGMAHYDAALAWTRLILQGESPLTGSGDHRAPSLLFPMETVFEAFVAKHLARQLRSGCTLRAQARQFSLVRHQGQNWFLLKPDVLVQDSGDNRLVLDTKWKLIDSLNANRSGKYELDQGDFYQLYAYGQNYLDGQGDVVLIYPKTDAFAQALPVFEFPKSAALRLWVLPFCLRDKRLLLPSCGSLGACFKPQSPAD